The proteins below come from a single Takifugu flavidus isolate HTHZ2018 chromosome 6, ASM371156v2, whole genome shotgun sequence genomic window:
- the LOC130527048 gene encoding uncharacterized protein LOC130527048 — protein sequence MEPFHHLLPSATTRDTPSPYSRPRRSDLQSVTSEWLSLTLDPSTPTPTHSLTPTPVPPTPPPLPSDFTPFLKAPSPSSPHRNLTQAVSRTPLFQQGRQSLGQFSQISAPLPYLLRSSPSADSSFRQRAKGLAQTRHISKPKLMICTEVGPVKSPPAPRPQHSLNQQAESRTSARDPLVTDPSDELSAAILNGRSGNDQAGVVEPCQSVSDPNPEQPPRPTAGAVRSHQPARAEPLSRFTAAQSERLVESRRAPAVERSSYTELFIEEEEDVLGCRERAPPQADVSPSATSRRPPQDPPSPSTPPPLTSLPPSVCCTPSLPCPPSSFSSRSQQPDHGAIPLSPPSSPRPPPLPVLMTWPLPPSSPPPPLSPPPFLPPLDTESQKDQSTSPPTLPPPRPWSPRVKVKLCCQADLIFFPL from the exons ATGGAGCCTTTCCACCATCTGCTTCCGTCTGCTACGACCCGCGACACCCCCTCCCCTTACTCCCGGCCCAGACGGTCAGACCTGCAGTCTGTCACCAGCGAATGGCTGTCCCTCACTCTGGACCCGTCCACACCCACCCCGACCCACTCTCTAACGCCCACTCCTGttccccccacaccaccacccctGCCCAGTGACTTCACACCCTTCCTGAAGGCACCTTCACCCTCATCACCACACAGAAACTTGACTCAGGCCGTTTCTAGAACTCCTCTGTTCCAACAAGGGCGGCAGAGTTTGGGTCAGTTCTCTCAGATTTCTGCCCCGCTGCCTTATTTGTTGCGCAGTTCTCCATCGGCCGACTCGTCCTTTCGGCAACGGGCCAAAGGTTTGGCCCAAACCCGCCACATTTCTAAGCCAAAGCTGATGATCTGCACAGAGGTGGGCCCGGTAAAATCCCCCCCAGCTCCCCGTCCGCAGCACAGCCTCAACCAGCAGGCAGAGAGCAGAACCTCTGCCCGCGATCCTCTGGTGACAGACCCTTCTGATGAACTCTCCGCCGCCATTCTTAACGGTCGTAGCGGTAACGACCAGGCCGGAGTAGTCGAGCCCTGTCAAAGCGTTTCTGATCCAAATCCAGAACAACCTCCTCGACCCACAGCGGGTGCCGTCCGCTCTCATCAACCTGCGAGAGCGGAGCCGCTTTCCCGCTTTACTGCAGCGCAGAGCGAGCGACTCGTGGAGTCTCGGAGAGCGCCGGCGGTGGAGAGAAGCAGCTACACCGAGTTGTTcattgaggaagaggaggatgttcTAGGCTGCCGGGAGAGAGCGCCTCCGCAG GCCGACGTCTCTCCCTCCGCCACGTCTCGCCGCCCTCCCCAGGACCCCCCCTCGCCTTCCACGCCTCCACCTCTGACCTCGTTACCTCCGTCTGTTTGCTGCACCCCCTCTCTCCCTTGTCCCCCATCGTCTTTCTCATCGCGCTCCCAACAGCCGGACCACGGCGccatccctctgtcccccccctcctcccctcgcccGCCGCCCCTCCCCGTTCTCATGACATGGCCGCTGCCTccaagctctcctcctccaccgctcTCAccgcctcccttcctccctcctctggacaCAGAGTCACAGAAAGATCAAtccacctccccccccaccctgcccccTCCCAGACCCTGGTCACCCAGGGTGAAGGTAAAGCTGTGTTGCCAGGCCGATCTGATCTTTTTCCCTCTCTAA
- the LOC130527050 gene encoding PDZ and LIM domain protein 3-like → MPVNVVLDGPAPWGFRMIGGKDFNQALTISRVTPGSKASMANLCAGDVILAIEGVPTKDMLHCDAQNKIKESTHRLSLTIERNESRLWTPHVVDQGRAHPFKINLEAERQEYKPIGAAHNRKAQPFVAAANIDDKRQVVSATYNTPIGLYSSDNIQDAMEGQIRGLVTNRPESSRTLTSIEDSDVYRMLQKDEEEPHAPRQSGSFKALQDFIDSDGTRPIGTRTVKAPTIKQAPPTGNLQKLPICDKCGNGIVGTVVKARDKFRHPGCFVCSCCDVNLKQQGYFFVEGQLYCEAHARARMRPPEGHDLVTTFPSA, encoded by the exons ATGCCAGTCAACGTGGTGCTGGACGGTCCGGCCCCCTGGGGCTTCCGCATGATAGGTGGCAAAGACTTCAACCAGGCCCTGACCATCTCCAGG GTCACTCCTGGGAGTAAGGCGTCCATGGCCAATCTGTGTGCCGGTGATGTCATCCTGGCCATCGAGGGAGTCCCCACCAAAGACATGCTACACTGCGACGCCCAGAACAAGATCAAAGAGTCCACCCATAGGCTGTCTCTCACCATTGAAAG GAACGAATCCAGGCTGTGGACTCCACATGTTGTGGACCAAGGCAGGGCTCACCCGTTTAAGATCAACCTGGAAGCCGAACGTCAG GAATACAAACCCATCGGCGCCGCTCACAACCGCAAGGCCCAGCCCTTCGTCGCCGCCGCCAACATCGATGACAAGCGCCAGGTGGTCAGCGCGACCTACAACACGCCCATAGGCCTCTACTCCTCTGACAACATCCAGGACGCCATGGAGGGTCAGATCCGAGGCCTGGTCACCAACAGGCCCGAGAG CTCCAGGACTTTGACCAGTATTGAGGATTCTGACGTGTACCGGATGCTACAGAAAGACGAGGAGGAGCCCCATGCCCCCCGCCAGTCCGGCTCCTTCAAAGCCCTGCAGGACTTTATAGACAGTGATG GCACTCGTCCTATTGGGACCAGGACCGTAAAAGCCCCCACGATCAAacaagctccgcccacaggaAACCTGCAGAAACTGCCCATCTGCGACAAATGTGGGAACGGAATTGT TGGGACGGTGGTGAAAGCCAGGGACAAATTCCGCCACCCCGGCTGCTTCGTGTGCTCCTGCTGTGACGTCAACCTCAAACAGCAGGGTTACTTCTTTGTGGAGGGGCAGCTCTACTGCGAGGCTCACGCCCGGGCCAGGATGAGACCCCCCGAGGGGCACGACCTCGTCACCACCTTTCCTTCTGCCTAG